In Dehalococcoidia bacterium, one DNA window encodes the following:
- a CDS encoding AURKAIP1/COX24 domain-containing protein: MPSVVKKRRKKIRKHKYRKMLKKTRWQRKHK; the protein is encoded by the coding sequence ATGCCGTCAGTCGTAAAGAAGCGGCGGAAGAAAATCCGCAAGCACAAGTACCGCAAGATGCTCAAGAAGACCCGCTGGCAGCGCAAGCACAAGTAG
- a CDS encoding YraN family protein — protein MSESQRLGRFGERLAAAHLESRGYRIRARNFRCRQGEIDIIAENGGCLAFVEVRTRRGRATGSAAESLKPEKGARIREAAEAYCLEQPDAPEDRRIDVIAIDLAPDGRLLRLEHIENAFSGDELPVAPNG, from the coding sequence ATGAGCGAGAGTCAGCGCCTGGGCCGGTTCGGCGAGCGGCTGGCTGCCGCCCACCTCGAATCGCGTGGCTACCGGATTCGCGCGCGCAACTTCCGCTGCCGGCAGGGCGAAATTGACATAATAGCGGAAAACGGAGGCTGTCTCGCCTTCGTCGAGGTGCGGACCCGCCGCGGGCGAGCGACCGGCTCTGCCGCCGAGTCGCTCAAGCCCGAGAAGGGCGCGCGCATCCGCGAGGCGGCGGAAGCCTACTGCCTGGAGCAGCCGGACGCCCCCGAGGACAGGCGCATAGACGTGATCGCCATCGATCTTGCGCCCGACGGCCGGCTTCTGCGCCTCGAGCACATCGAGAACGCCTTCTCCGGCGACGAGCTTCCGGTCGCACCGAACGGATAG
- the hpt gene encoding hypoxanthine phosphoribosyltransferase, protein MRESLRPLISREAIADKVEELARRLDRDYAGRAPLFLCVLKGAYVFLADLARRMETLPEVDFIQLSRYGLKGSAASPTARILLEPRTELEGRDVLVVEDIVDTGRSLQSLLRYLARRQPASVRVCSLLVRKAELPRIGDSVDYYGFAIEEGWVVGYGLDYSERYRSLPDISVLELDR, encoded by the coding sequence ATGAGGGAATCGCTGCGGCCGCTGATTAGCAGGGAAGCCATCGCGGACAAGGTCGAAGAGCTTGCCCGCCGGCTCGACCGCGACTACGCGGGCCGCGCCCCCCTTTTCCTCTGCGTGCTCAAGGGCGCCTACGTGTTCCTCGCCGACCTCGCGCGCCGCATGGAGACCCTTCCCGAGGTCGACTTCATTCAGCTCTCGCGCTACGGCCTCAAGGGAAGCGCCGCCTCGCCGACGGCGCGCATCCTCCTCGAGCCGCGGACGGAGCTGGAGGGACGCGACGTCCTCGTCGTTGAGGACATCGTCGACACCGGCAGGAGCCTACAGTCGCTCCTCCGCTATCTTGCGCGGCGACAGCCCGCCAGCGTGCGCGTCTGCTCCCTGCTCGTCCGCAAGGCTGAGCTTCCACGGATCGGCGATAGCGTTGACTACTACGGCTTTGCGATCGAGGAAGGCTGGGTCGTGGGTTACGGGCTGGACTACAGTGAGAGGTACCGCTCCCTTCCCGATATCAGCGTGCTGGAGTTGGACCGATGA
- a CDS encoding PD-(D/E)XK nuclease family protein, whose protein sequence is MFKLSSFRLRVFRQCRRRYKYQYVERIPTRPTAYNTMGAHVHTALKTFFSLEDATQRTPDALVDLLLESWQHNRAGFTDLADEERWRQRALAQIRTFAQMHDLAARPLLLEGYFEAPVNPNLALLGRIDRVDEDRRGLHIIDYKTGRRPEEVDSEQLHIYTIILETALGRPVARASYLYLDDGSVWSVEPRRDDLDASLASALTAYEEMLAEREYFPVVGKHCALCDYQEICPQREEIVGRRLLEGW, encoded by the coding sequence ATGTTCAAACTCTCCTCGTTCCGGCTCAGAGTCTTCCGGCAGTGCCGCCGGCGCTACAAGTACCAGTACGTCGAGCGCATACCCACGCGGCCCACCGCCTACAACACCATGGGCGCGCACGTCCACACTGCCCTCAAGACGTTCTTCTCCCTCGAAGATGCGACGCAGCGTACGCCTGACGCCCTCGTCGACCTCCTCCTCGAAAGCTGGCAGCACAACCGCGCCGGCTTCACCGACCTCGCCGACGAGGAGCGCTGGCGCCAGCGCGCCCTCGCCCAGATACGCACCTTCGCCCAGATGCACGATCTTGCCGCCCGCCCGCTCCTCCTCGAAGGCTACTTCGAGGCGCCCGTGAACCCCAACCTCGCGCTCCTCGGCCGCATCGACCGCGTGGACGAAGACAGGCGCGGGCTGCACATCATCGACTACAAGACGGGCCGCCGGCCGGAAGAGGTCGACTCCGAACAGCTTCACATATATACTATTATCCTGGAGACGGCGCTCGGTCGGCCTGTCGCCAGGGCATCATATCTTTATCTCGACGACGGGAGCGTGTGGAGCGTCGAGCCCCGGCGCGACGACCTGGACGCGAGCCTTGCCTCGGCGCTGACCGCCTACGAAGAGATGCTTGCGGAACGCGAATACTTCCCCGTAGTGGGGAAGCACTGCGCCCTCTGCGACTACCAGGAGATCTGCCCGCAGCGCGAGGAGATCGTTGGGCGCAGACTGCTGGAGGGCTGGTAG
- a CDS encoding zinc ribbon domain-containing protein, whose amino-acid sequence MPIYEFKCEDCGRLTSIFVKTQSSDYEAACKHCGSDKLSRAVSGFAYHKSTQTIMEELGEPKRLEDYRDPRQIGRWVERKFREYGEEVPEPTRKMIDAAREGELPPQLKDL is encoded by the coding sequence ATGCCGATATACGAGTTCAAGTGTGAAGACTGCGGCCGACTTACCAGCATCTTCGTCAAGACGCAGAGCAGCGACTACGAAGCCGCCTGCAAGCACTGCGGTAGCGACAAGCTCTCGCGGGCCGTCTCAGGCTTCGCCTATCACAAGTCGACACAGACCATCATGGAAGAGCTCGGCGAGCCCAAGCGCCTCGAGGACTACCGCGACCCCCGCCAGATAGGGCGCTGGGTAGAGCGCAAGTTCCGCGAGTACGGCGAAGAGGTTCCCGAGCCGACGAGGAAGATGATCGACGCCGCGCGGGAAGGCGAGCTGCCGCCTCAATTGAAGGACCTCTAG
- a CDS encoding haloacid dehalogenase translates to MEERMRDLETLVEHIRADFEAKHHAREEGLASCREALRLSANAIRAVHREEFDAAEKALERAADLLKRAKAALEPHPDIFHAGFVHDAQKEYAEACLALALIDGRPLPEPHTLDVEYSAYLNGMGEAVGELRRHLLDSLRGGEIERCENLLSIMDDIYSVLVTFDYPEALTGGLRRTADAVRGILERTRGDLTVAVRQRDLERKLEQLESRL, encoded by the coding sequence TTGGAAGAGCGCATGCGCGACCTGGAGACGCTCGTCGAACACATAAGGGCTGATTTCGAGGCCAAGCACCACGCCCGCGAGGAAGGCCTGGCGAGCTGCCGCGAGGCGCTGCGCCTCTCCGCCAACGCCATCCGCGCCGTTCACCGCGAGGAGTTCGACGCGGCTGAAAAGGCGCTGGAACGCGCCGCCGATCTCCTCAAACGGGCGAAGGCCGCCCTCGAACCGCACCCCGACATCTTCCACGCCGGCTTCGTGCACGACGCCCAGAAGGAGTACGCCGAGGCCTGCCTGGCCCTCGCCCTTATCGATGGCCGTCCGCTGCCCGAACCTCACACTCTCGACGTCGAGTACAGCGCCTACCTCAACGGGATGGGCGAAGCCGTGGGCGAGCTGCGGCGCCACCTGCTCGACAGCCTGCGCGGCGGCGAGATCGAGCGCTGCGAGAACCTGCTCTCGATCATGGACGACATCTACAGCGTCCTCGTCACCTTCGATTACCCCGAGGCGCTCACCGGCGGCCTGCGCCGCACAGCCGACGCCGTGCGCGGAATCCTCGAGCGCACGCGCGGCGACCTCACCGTCGCCGTCCGCCAGCGCGACCTCGAGCGCAAGCTCGAGCAGCTCGAGTCCCGCCTCTAG
- a CDS encoding ribonuclease HII, translating into MEPPPTLKRELVLWRRGLRLIAGVDEVGRGPLAGPVVAAAVVLPARCRFRWLRDVRDSKLLTASMREKLAAVIREKAVAVGVGIEPPERIDEIGIAPAGRAAMVAAVNALAPAAEYALIDAFALPDLCVPYEAIIDGDALCTSIAAASIVAKVERDRMMVEYEELYPGYGFARNKGYSTAAHLDALARLGPCPIHRRSFAPVASCFSVAGAEAAQ; encoded by the coding sequence ATGGAGCCGCCTCCCACCCTCAAACGTGAACTCGTCCTCTGGCGCCGCGGATTGCGCCTCATCGCCGGCGTCGACGAGGTGGGGCGCGGCCCTCTTGCCGGGCCCGTCGTCGCGGCTGCCGTCGTCCTTCCCGCGCGCTGCCGGTTCCGGTGGCTGCGAGACGTGCGCGACAGCAAGCTCCTGACCGCCTCCATGCGGGAGAAGCTGGCCGCCGTCATTCGCGAGAAGGCGGTAGCCGTTGGGGTGGGGATCGAGCCGCCGGAGCGGATCGACGAGATCGGCATTGCGCCCGCCGGACGCGCCGCCATGGTCGCCGCCGTCAACGCTCTCGCGCCCGCCGCCGAATACGCGCTCATCGATGCTTTTGCCCTGCCCGACCTCTGCGTGCCCTACGAGGCGATAATCGACGGCGACGCCCTCTGCACCTCCATCGCCGCCGCTTCCATCGTCGCGAAGGTCGAGCGCGACCGCATGATGGTGGAATACGAGGAGCTTTACCCCGGCTACGGGTTCGCCCGGAACAAGGGATACTCGACCGCCGCCCATCTGGACGCCCTCGCGCGGCTCGGCCCGTGTCCCATACACCGCCGCTCCTTCGCTCCTGTGGCGTCCTGCTTCTCGGTTGCGGGCGCGGAGGCGGCGCAATGA
- the uvrA gene encoding excinuclease ABC subunit UvrA, giving the protein MTSDSIVVRGAREHNLKNIDVAIPRDRLVVITGLSGSGKSSLAFDTIYAEGQRRYVESLSAYARQFLGQMEKPDVDYIEGLSPAISIDQKGASRNPRSTVGTQTEIYDYLRLLFARAGRPHCPNCGRPIERQTVQQIVDSILDLPAGLRIMVLAPLIRDRKGEHLQVFEDARRAGFVRVRVDGQVRDLGEDIVLDKNRRHTIEVVVDRLVTEASRVDGAEGDGAGGERSRLADSVETALRLGAGVVLVAIEGGEERLYSEHFACVFCGISIGELAPRNFSFNSPHGACPECTGLGVKLEIDPDLVIPNKNLTLAQGAIQPWARTGTMSTWYYRMIEAVADKYGFSTHVPVRELDQQHIDRLLYGTGELVTMKYVNQYGRTQYYDTTFEGVIPNLNRRFRETDSDYVRGEIERYMTGRPCPACKGDRLKPESLAVTVGDRNIAETTRMSIVAAQEWFARLAGPDTPLSAREQAIAHQILKEIRARLDFMVEVGLGYLSLDRRTATLSGGEAQRIRLATQIGSGLMGVLYVCDEPTVGLHAADDARLIRTLERLRDLGNTVLVVEHDEAMMRAADHIIDMGPGAGEQGGEVVVAGTIDDVMAAAASITGQYLSGKRQIPLPQQRRPGNGRVVTIEGARENNLKNIDVHIPLGKFVCITGVSGSGKSTLINDILYKKAAQIIYGARDRPGDCDGISGLQHIDKVVNIDQSPIGRTPRSNPATYTGTFTPIRELFATVPEARMRGYRPGRFSFNVKGGRCEACAGEGYIQIEMQFLPDVTVPCEVCKGKRYNREALEITFRGKNIAEVLDMTVDQALDFFSAFPKVRAKLETLRDVGLGYIRLGQPATTLSGGEAQRVKLSTELSRRSTGRTLYILDEPTTGLSFEDTYALLRVLQRLVDSGNTVVIIEHHLDVIKSADHIIDLGPEGGDEGGRIVAEGTPEEVARRDDSYTGRYLRPKLKAPAVTSGKGASRRNAVE; this is encoded by the coding sequence TTGACTTCCGATTCCATCGTCGTTCGCGGGGCGCGCGAACACAACCTCAAGAACATCGACGTCGCCATACCCCGCGACAGGCTCGTCGTCATCACCGGCCTCTCCGGCTCCGGCAAGTCTTCCCTTGCCTTCGACACCATCTACGCCGAGGGCCAGCGACGCTACGTCGAGTCGCTCTCCGCCTACGCCCGGCAGTTCCTCGGCCAGATGGAGAAGCCCGATGTCGACTACATCGAGGGGCTTTCGCCCGCCATCTCCATCGACCAGAAGGGCGCCAGCCGCAACCCGCGCTCCACCGTCGGCACCCAAACGGAGATCTACGACTACCTGCGCCTGCTCTTCGCCCGTGCCGGCCGCCCGCACTGTCCCAACTGCGGCCGCCCCATCGAGCGGCAGACCGTGCAGCAGATCGTAGACTCCATCCTCGACCTGCCCGCCGGCCTGCGCATCATGGTCCTCGCCCCATTGATCCGCGACCGCAAGGGCGAGCACCTCCAGGTATTCGAGGACGCCCGACGCGCCGGCTTCGTCCGCGTCCGCGTCGACGGCCAGGTGCGCGACCTCGGCGAAGACATCGTCCTCGACAAGAACCGGCGCCACACTATCGAGGTGGTCGTCGACCGGCTGGTCACGGAGGCGTCGCGGGTCGACGGCGCGGAGGGCGACGGAGCCGGCGGCGAACGCTCGCGCCTCGCCGATTCCGTCGAGACGGCGCTCAGGCTGGGCGCGGGCGTCGTCCTCGTCGCCATCGAGGGCGGCGAGGAGCGCCTCTACTCAGAGCACTTCGCGTGCGTGTTCTGCGGCATCAGCATCGGCGAGCTCGCGCCCCGCAACTTCAGCTTCAACAGCCCTCACGGCGCCTGTCCCGAATGCACCGGCCTCGGCGTGAAGCTGGAGATCGACCCCGACCTCGTCATCCCGAACAAGAACCTGACGCTGGCGCAGGGCGCGATCCAGCCCTGGGCGCGCACCGGCACCATGTCCACCTGGTACTACCGGATGATCGAGGCCGTGGCCGACAAGTACGGCTTTTCCACCCACGTGCCCGTCCGCGAGCTGGACCAGCAGCACATCGACAGGCTCCTCTACGGCACCGGCGAGCTCGTCACCATGAAATACGTAAACCAGTACGGGCGCACCCAGTACTACGACACCACCTTCGAGGGCGTCATACCCAACCTCAACCGCCGCTTCCGCGAGACCGACTCCGACTACGTGCGCGGCGAGATCGAGCGCTACATGACGGGACGCCCGTGCCCCGCCTGCAAGGGCGACCGCCTCAAGCCGGAGTCTCTGGCGGTGACGGTGGGGGACCGGAACATCGCGGAGACGACGCGCATGAGCATCGTGGCGGCCCAGGAGTGGTTCGCACGGTTGGCGGGACCGGATACACCGCTTTCGGCGCGCGAGCAGGCGATAGCGCACCAGATACTGAAGGAGATACGCGCCCGCCTCGATTTCATGGTCGAGGTCGGACTCGGGTACCTCTCGCTGGACCGGCGCACGGCCACCCTCTCCGGCGGCGAGGCGCAGCGCATCCGTCTCGCCACCCAGATAGGCTCCGGCCTCATGGGAGTCCTCTATGTCTGCGATGAGCCTACCGTCGGCCTGCACGCCGCCGACGATGCGCGCCTCATCCGCACCCTCGAGCGCTTGCGCGATCTCGGGAACACGGTGCTCGTCGTCGAACACGACGAGGCGATGATGCGCGCCGCCGACCACATCATCGATATGGGGCCCGGCGCAGGCGAGCAGGGCGGCGAAGTCGTCGTCGCCGGCACAATCGACGACGTCATGGCTGCCGCAGCGTCGATAACGGGGCAGTACCTCTCCGGCAAGCGGCAGATTCCGCTGCCGCAGCAACGGCGGCCGGGGAACGGGCGCGTCGTGACCATCGAGGGCGCGCGCGAGAACAATCTCAAAAACATCGACGTCCATATCCCGCTCGGCAAGTTCGTCTGCATCACCGGCGTCTCCGGCTCGGGGAAGAGCACGCTCATAAACGACATCCTCTACAAGAAGGCGGCGCAAATCATCTACGGCGCCCGCGACCGTCCCGGCGACTGCGACGGCATCTCCGGCCTTCAGCATATCGACAAGGTCGTGAACATAGACCAGTCGCCCATCGGACGGACGCCGCGCTCCAACCCTGCCACCTACACCGGCACGTTCACGCCCATCCGAGAGCTGTTCGCCACCGTTCCCGAGGCGCGGATGCGCGGCTACCGGCCGGGGCGCTTCTCGTTCAACGTGAAGGGCGGCCGCTGCGAGGCCTGCGCCGGCGAAGGCTACATCCAGATCGAAATGCAGTTCCTCCCCGACGTGACGGTCCCCTGCGAGGTCTGCAAGGGCAAGCGCTACAACCGCGAGGCCCTTGAGATAACCTTTCGCGGCAAGAACATCGCCGAGGTGCTCGACATGACCGTCGACCAGGCGCTCGACTTCTTCTCCGCGTTCCCCAAGGTGAGGGCGAAGCTGGAGACGCTGCGCGACGTCGGCCTCGGCTACATCCGACTCGGCCAGCCGGCGACGACGCTCTCCGGCGGCGAAGCGCAGCGCGTCAAGCTCTCCACCGAGCTCTCACGCCGCTCCACCGGCCGCACGCTCTACATTCTTGATGAGCCGACCACCGGCCTCTCGTTCGAGGACACGTACGCCTTGCTGCGCGTCCTCCAGCGTCTCGTCGATAGCGGCAACACGGTGGTGATAATCGAGCACCACCTCGACGTGATAAAGAGCGCCGACCACATCATCGACCTCGGCCCCGAGGGCGGCGATGAGGGCGGACGCATCGTGGCGGAAGGGACGCCGGAAGAGGTCGCTCGGCGCGACGACAGTTACACAGGCCGCTACCTCCGCCCCAAACTCAAGGCGCCCGCTGTGACATCCGGCAAGGGCGCGTCTCGCCGGAACGCGGTCGAGTAG
- a CDS encoding ferredoxin family protein: protein MTYVITEPCIDVKDRACVDVCPVDCIHDEGDADRMLHIDPNECIDCGACEPSCPVSAIFAEDDVPEGSKQFIELNALWYQDKDAVRARVNAIKPA from the coding sequence ATGACCTACGTTATCACCGAACCCTGCATCGACGTTAAGGACAGGGCCTGCGTCGACGTTTGCCCCGTCGATTGCATCCACGACGAGGGCGACGCCGACCGCATGCTCCACATCGACCCGAACGAGTGCATCGACTGCGGGGCCTGCGAGCCTTCCTGCCCCGTGAGCGCCATCTTTGCCGAAGACGACGTGCCGGAGGGCTCCAAGCAGTTCATCGAACTCAACGCGCTCTGGTACCAGGACAAGGACGCCGTCCGCGCCCGCGTAAACGCCATCAAACCCGCCTAG
- a CDS encoding cupredoxin family copper-binding protein, whose protein sequence is MSKRTRILALAGLSALALAALAFAACGGDGEEEATPSPARTLPATTPPPEATAPTTPTTAVTPGETEAPESASVTIRDFEFDPAAVTIRAGGTVTWTNEGPSVHTATADDGAFDSGNLSRGDSFSQTFDEPGTYPYHCTPHPFMTAEVVVEE, encoded by the coding sequence ATGAGCAAGAGGACCCGTATCCTGGCGCTCGCCGGGCTGTCCGCGCTGGCCCTGGCTGCGCTCGCTTTCGCGGCGTGTGGCGGAGACGGCGAGGAGGAAGCTACGCCGTCGCCCGCGCGCACGCTTCCGGCGACGACGCCCCCGCCGGAAGCGACCGCTCCCACCACTCCCACGACGGCAGTCACCCCCGGAGAAACGGAAGCGCCAGAGAGCGCTTCGGTGACGATCCGCGACTTCGAGTTCGACCCGGCAGCAGTGACCATTCGCGCCGGCGGCACCGTCACCTGGACCAACGAAGGCCCGTCCGTCCATACCGCCACCGCCGATGACGGCGCCTTCGACAGCGGCAACCTCAGCAGAGGCGACAGCTTTTCGCAGACTTTCGATGAGCCGGGCACGTATCCCTACCATTGCACGCCGCACCCGTTCATGACGGCTGAGGTCGTCGTGGAGGAATGA
- the ade gene encoding adenine deaminase, whose protein sequence is MSLAEAIAVARGDAPGDLLLANARVVNVFTAEIEAADVLLFAGRVAAIGAGYQARRTVDLRGRFLLPAFINGHTHIESSHLWVTEYARAVVPHGTAAVVTDLHEIANVAGLPAIEAAVRAAARTPLALYLMAPSCVPASPLETAGASFGPDEIRQALRLPRALGLGELMDFPGVISTDPDVLSRVEAAGGRLIDGHAPGLSGNALNAYLVAGPRSDHESIRLEEAREKLRRGMYVMIREGTTEKNLRELLPLVTDRTASRCLLVVDDRSPADLLEDGDIDGVVRRAVALGLDPIRAVQLVTINAAACFQLTGVGAIAPGYRADLIVADDLQPLNVAQVYVNGELVAENGAALFSTPAEIDPLLTRSVNMRPLTRDSFALPAAGPRYPVIEIVPGQIFTARRMEDARVEGGRIVPDIERDILKLAVVERHHASGRVGVGLVKGFGLKRGAIASSYAHDSHNIIVAGTNDDDMLEAVRRIESMQGGLTVIADGRNLADVPLPVLGLMSADPVEMVAAALAAANAAAASLGALLDDPFAALSFLALPVIPSLKLTDRGLVDVDRGALFDFGG, encoded by the coding sequence ATGAGCCTCGCCGAAGCGATCGCGGTGGCCCGCGGCGACGCGCCCGGCGACCTCCTTCTCGCGAACGCCCGCGTCGTCAACGTCTTCACCGCTGAGATCGAAGCCGCCGACGTGCTCCTCTTCGCCGGGCGCGTCGCCGCCATCGGCGCCGGCTACCAGGCCCGCCGGACCGTCGACCTCCGCGGCCGCTTCCTCCTGCCCGCCTTCATCAACGGCCACACCCACATCGAAAGCTCCCACCTCTGGGTCACCGAGTATGCGCGCGCCGTCGTCCCCCACGGCACCGCCGCCGTCGTCACCGATCTGCACGAAATCGCCAACGTTGCCGGCCTGCCCGCCATCGAGGCCGCCGTCCGCGCCGCCGCCCGCACGCCGCTGGCGCTCTACCTCATGGCCCCCTCCTGCGTTCCCGCCTCCCCGCTCGAGACCGCCGGCGCCTCCTTCGGCCCCGACGAGATACGGCAGGCCCTGCGGCTTCCCCGCGCCCTCGGCCTCGGCGAGCTGATGGACTTCCCCGGCGTTATCTCCACTGACCCCGATGTCCTTTCGCGCGTTGAGGCCGCCGGGGGACGCCTCATCGACGGCCATGCCCCCGGGCTCAGCGGCAACGCCCTCAACGCCTACCTCGTCGCCGGCCCGCGCTCCGACCATGAGTCGATCCGCCTCGAAGAGGCGCGCGAAAAGCTGCGGCGCGGCATGTACGTGATGATCCGCGAAGGCACTACCGAGAAAAACCTCCGGGAGCTCCTTCCCCTCGTCACCGACCGCACCGCATCGCGCTGTCTCCTCGTCGTCGACGACCGCTCGCCGGCCGACCTCCTCGAAGACGGCGACATCGACGGCGTGGTCCGCAGGGCCGTGGCCCTCGGCCTCGACCCCATCCGCGCCGTCCAGCTCGTCACCATAAACGCCGCGGCGTGCTTCCAGTTGACGGGCGTGGGCGCCATCGCCCCCGGCTACCGGGCCGACCTTATTGTCGCCGACGACCTCCAGCCGCTGAACGTCGCCCAGGTGTACGTCAACGGGGAGCTTGTCGCCGAGAACGGCGCCGCCCTCTTCTCCACGCCCGCCGAGATCGACCCGTTGCTCACGCGCAGCGTCAACATGCGCCCCCTGACGCGCGACTCCTTCGCCCTGCCCGCGGCCGGCCCCCGCTATCCGGTCATCGAAATCGTCCCCGGTCAGATCTTCACCGCCCGGAGGATGGAGGATGCGCGCGTCGAAGGCGGCCGCATCGTCCCCGACATCGAGCGCGACATACTGAAGCTTGCCGTCGTCGAAAGGCACCACGCCAGCGGGCGGGTCGGCGTCGGTCTCGTCAAAGGCTTCGGCCTCAAGCGCGGCGCCATCGCCTCCTCCTACGCGCACGACTCCCACAACATCATCGTCGCCGGCACGAACGACGACGACATGCTCGAGGCCGTTCGCCGCATCGAGTCGATGCAGGGCGGCCTGACCGTCATCGCCGACGGCCGCAACCTCGCGGACGTGCCCCTGCCCGTGCTCGGCCTCATGTCAGCCGACCCTGTGGAGATGGTTGCCGCCGCCCTTGCCGCCGCCAACGCCGCCGCCGCTTCGCTCGGCGCCCTCCTCGATGACCCCTTCGCTGCTCTTTCCTTCCTTGCGCTCCCCGTCATCCCGTCGCTGAAGCTGACCGACCGTGGCCTGGTCGATGTCGACAGGGGCGCTCTCTTCGACTTCGGCGGCTAG
- a CDS encoding tautomerase family protein: MQERRRQMPIVRVEMWSGRTHAQKQELARAITELVCDIAHTTPESTIVIFQDIERENWAQAGILSSDEQP; this comes from the coding sequence CTGCAAGAAAGGAGACGGCAAATGCCGATAGTCCGTGTCGAAATGTGGTCCGGGCGCACGCACGCCCAGAAACAAGAGCTCGCCCGCGCCATCACCGAACTCGTCTGCGACATCGCCCACACCACGCCCGAGTCCACCATCGTCATATTCCAGGACATCGAGCGCGAGAACTGGGCCCAGGCGGGCATCCTTTCGTCCGACGAGCAGCCGTAG
- a CDS encoding zinc ribbon domain-containing protein, whose product MPIYEYRCNRCRSRVSVFQRRVGAPATVSCSRCGSNDLTRLISTFAVVRGEEAIFESMENDDSLFAGVDENDPKSMAAWARKMSSRFGEGGDAEFDEMIDRMEAGEMPDEFDGGEEECSPFDED is encoded by the coding sequence ATGCCGATCTACGAGTACCGCTGCAACCGCTGCCGGAGCCGCGTGAGCGTCTTCCAGCGGCGCGTCGGCGCGCCCGCCACCGTCTCCTGCTCGCGCTGCGGCAGCAACGACCTGACGCGCCTCATATCCACATTCGCCGTCGTCCGCGGCGAAGAAGCGATCTTCGAGTCGATGGAGAACGACGACTCGCTCTTCGCCGGCGTCGACGAAAACGATCCCAAGAGCATGGCAGCGTGGGCGCGCAAGATGAGCTCCCGCTTCGGCGAGGGCGGCGACGCCGAGTTCGACGAAATGATCGACCGCATGGAGGCCGGTGAGATGCCGGACGAGTTCGACGGTGGAGAAGAGGAATGCTCGCCGTTCGACGAAGACTAG